The Pseudomonas azadiae genome includes a window with the following:
- a CDS encoding ATPase domain-containing protein, producing the protein MSIPNELFSEKAATGIEGLDDILSGGLSRSHLFLLEGEPGTGKTTVALHFLQAGAKNGETSLYITLSETERELRQGAKSHGWDLDDNIHIFELTPPESLLNAEHQQSLLYSSDLELGEATRQIFEAVERFKPTRVVLDSLSEIRLLAQSSLRYRRQILAIKHYFVRYDATVLLLDDLTTESLDKTVHSVAHGVIRLEELTPNYGAERRRVRVVKYRGQKYRGGFHDFTIMGDGVHVFPRLVAAEHRGGYNRQTLSSGIAEMDALLGGGVETGSSSLILGPAGTGKSLISMIFAAAAVGRGEKSALFIFDEELGLLFERMKNMGIDLQALQATGNLLIEQVDAAELSPGEFSHRVRRCVDKLGIKTVVIDSINGYQASMPEENALILHMHELLLYLNRRGAATFMTVAQHGLVGDMQTPVDITYLADTVILLRYFEALGKVRRAISIIKKRTGSHESTIREYRISSSGMTLGEALNNFQGVLRGIPTYMGAGQPLLKDED; encoded by the coding sequence TTGTCTATACCCAACGAGCTGTTCAGTGAAAAGGCGGCCACCGGCATTGAAGGTCTTGATGACATTCTTTCCGGCGGGCTATCGCGCAGCCACCTGTTCCTGCTGGAAGGTGAACCCGGTACCGGTAAGACCACCGTCGCCCTGCATTTCCTGCAGGCCGGCGCGAAAAACGGCGAGACATCGTTGTACATCACCCTGTCCGAAACCGAGCGCGAACTGCGCCAGGGCGCCAAGTCCCACGGTTGGGACCTGGACGACAATATCCATATCTTCGAGCTGACCCCACCCGAAAGCCTGCTCAACGCCGAGCACCAGCAAAGCCTGTTGTACTCCTCCGACCTGGAGCTGGGCGAAGCCACGCGGCAGATTTTTGAAGCGGTGGAGCGTTTCAAACCGACCCGTGTGGTGCTCGACAGCCTGTCGGAAATCCGCTTGCTGGCGCAGAGTTCACTGCGTTATCGCCGGCAGATCCTGGCGATCAAGCATTACTTCGTGCGCTATGACGCCACCGTGCTGCTGCTGGATGACCTGACCACCGAATCCCTCGACAAGACCGTGCACAGCGTGGCCCACGGGGTGATTCGCCTGGAAGAACTGACCCCCAACTACGGCGCTGAACGCCGTCGGGTGCGGGTGGTGAAATACCGGGGGCAAAAGTACCGCGGCGGTTTCCACGACTTCACCATCATGGGCGACGGTGTGCATGTGTTCCCGCGACTGGTGGCGGCGGAACACCGTGGCGGCTACAACCGCCAGACCCTGTCCAGCGGCATCGCCGAGATGGACGCCTTGCTCGGCGGTGGTGTCGAGACCGGCTCAAGCAGCCTGATCCTGGGTCCGGCCGGGACCGGCAAATCCTTGATCTCGATGATCTTTGCCGCCGCCGCTGTCGGCCGTGGCGAAAAGTCAGCACTGTTCATTTTTGATGAAGAGTTAGGCTTGTTGTTCGAACGCATGAAGAACATGGGCATCGACCTCCAAGCCCTGCAGGCCACCGGCAACCTGTTGATCGAGCAGGTGGACGCGGCCGAGCTGTCGCCCGGCGAATTCTCCCATCGGGTAAGGCGCTGCGTGGATAAACTCGGGATCAAAACCGTGGTAATTGACAGCATCAACGGCTACCAGGCCTCGATGCCTGAAGAAAATGCGTTGATCCTGCACATGCATGAGCTGCTGCTGTACCTTAACCGCCGCGGCGCAGCGACGTTCATGACGGTGGCCCAGCATGGCCTGGTAGGTGACATGCAAACCCCCGTCGATATTACCTACCTGGCCGACACCGTTATCCTGCTGCGTTACTTCGAGGCGTTGGGCAAGGTCCGTCGCGCCATCTCGATCATCAAGAAAAGGACCGGGTCCCATGAATCGACCATTCGCGAATATCGCATCAGCAGCAGCGGCATGACGCTCGGCGAAGCACTCAATAACTTCCAGGGCGTGCTACGTGGCATTCCGACCTATATGGGCGCGGGACAACCGTTGCTTAAGGATGAGGACTAG
- a CDS encoding tetratricopeptide repeat protein gives MSKSRRYSIIGLCALLSIALITWYFSRATPVAVAPAIAHGYSKALKQAHNGEPGAARVLYQQLGRPDLSPERRAALHAELPNYPSPQALKLADKDLNSASPQVREAAIHSIVGLVPTGQRTLLLGPVLDDPEQAVRFAAANALLGLSPDTLGLYFGPLQQVLDEFVKTLKAQPETAEGWIQLARLYIHSAQLPEAQHALEQAMRLQPDNLQAVVAQIELLDKQGKTDESRQLLARQLAAHPESAYLQHALGMWLLHHGERPYALLGLSKAVELEPDNQDYRYDLATTLHAQQELEAAQRQLEDIIQRHPANRKARVLLISYWKESGQLQNVQVLLAQLEQQNPDDPALQQGL, from the coding sequence ATGTCAAAGTCACGCCGTTACTCCATCATCGGCCTGTGCGCCCTGTTGTCTATTGCGCTGATCACTTGGTATTTCTCCCGCGCCACGCCGGTCGCCGTAGCCCCCGCGATTGCCCATGGTTATTCCAAAGCCCTGAAACAGGCGCACAACGGTGAGCCGGGAGCCGCCCGCGTGCTGTACCAGCAGCTCGGCCGGCCGGACCTGTCGCCCGAACGCCGCGCGGCGTTGCATGCCGAACTGCCCAATTACCCCAGCCCCCAAGCCTTGAAACTGGCGGATAAAGACTTGAACAGCGCTTCGCCGCAGGTCCGCGAGGCCGCCATCCACAGCATTGTCGGGCTGGTGCCCACCGGTCAGCGCACGCTGTTGCTCGGCCCGGTACTGGATGACCCCGAACAAGCTGTGCGGTTTGCCGCCGCCAACGCCTTGCTGGGTCTGTCGCCCGATACCCTGGGCTTGTATTTCGGTCCGTTGCAGCAGGTGCTGGATGAATTTGTGAAAACGCTCAAGGCCCAGCCCGAAACCGCCGAGGGCTGGATCCAACTGGCGCGACTGTACATTCATAGCGCCCAGTTGCCGGAAGCCCAGCATGCGCTGGAACAGGCCATGCGCCTGCAGCCGGACAACCTGCAAGCCGTGGTCGCGCAAATCGAGCTGCTGGATAAACAGGGCAAGACCGACGAGTCCCGCCAACTGCTGGCGCGCCAACTGGCGGCGCACCCGGAATCGGCGTATCTGCAACACGCACTGGGGATGTGGCTACTGCACCATGGCGAGCGGCCCTACGCCCTGCTCGGCCTGTCCAAAGCCGTGGAACTGGAACCGGACAATCAGGATTACCGCTACGACCTGGCCACTACCCTGCACGCCCAGCAGGAACTGGAAGCCGCCCAACGCCAACTGGAAGACATCATCCAGCGCCACCCAGCCAATCGCAAGGCGCGGGTGTTGCTGATCAGCTACTGGAAGGAAAGCGGCCAGCTGCAGAACGTACAGGTACTGCTCGCGCAACTTGAGCAACAGAATCCGGACGATCCGGCGTTGCAGCAAGGCCTGTAG
- a CDS encoding YopT-type cysteine protease domain-containing protein: MRLASKEGMTAQQIGVLVRRYDDIAYQVGKSSSTRFINSVEPRFGNVVPMPQVVYFSQTAQLSEGQCAALSRAMATAMAHGKEKTLISNMYTAAAFPSDPASRSFIERLSKLQVQVGSETSFHAQMPIRQLSYQHMVKELDAATASKSIMIDSARHAMAAGVRIEGGQKSFYFYDPNIGVATFSNADAMEAGLKKVFHDKKLKQHYKTHSTKANTLEFKVFDHDDAWQVKNSVHTDDFKKLYEDPIIPSRAPRSLSHLELKKNWETFHAHPENQGLICYMAALRVGQAEKTLSPNVFDAVFAKTQALTTTNYTPGYLDLMGIRPDNLKTTFNAADIKESGLINFKHAHEGGEFGHTVYIQKTKNNELFLWNTNNPDLDVAMIRNGNPPQIYGGLTVYNLDNANGRGLQTFLEGFDGKSGWQFAFTPSSVLNANVQKLTPQG; encoded by the coding sequence ATGCGTCTGGCCAGTAAAGAGGGTATGACAGCGCAACAGATAGGCGTGCTCGTGCGACGCTACGATGACATCGCCTACCAGGTCGGCAAGAGCAGTTCCACTCGTTTTATAAACAGCGTAGAGCCACGATTCGGTAACGTAGTGCCTATGCCTCAAGTGGTGTACTTCAGTCAAACAGCGCAATTGTCAGAGGGGCAATGCGCCGCTCTTTCGCGGGCCATGGCAACCGCCATGGCGCACGGCAAGGAAAAAACCTTGATCAGTAACATGTACACCGCCGCAGCCTTTCCTTCTGATCCGGCTTCGCGCAGCTTTATCGAGCGGCTGAGCAAACTTCAGGTTCAAGTAGGTAGCGAAACCAGCTTTCATGCACAGATGCCCATTCGACAGCTGTCCTACCAACACATGGTTAAAGAGCTGGACGCGGCCACCGCATCGAAATCCATCATGATTGACTCGGCGCGACATGCAATGGCGGCGGGCGTGCGAATCGAAGGAGGGCAAAAGTCATTCTATTTTTATGACCCCAACATTGGCGTTGCGACATTCTCCAACGCTGATGCCATGGAAGCGGGCCTGAAAAAAGTCTTTCATGATAAAAAGCTCAAACAGCACTATAAAACCCATAGCACAAAGGCCAATACGCTGGAATTCAAAGTCTTTGATCACGACGACGCCTGGCAGGTCAAAAACAGCGTGCACACCGATGACTTTAAAAAACTCTACGAAGACCCGATTATTCCCTCGCGTGCGCCTCGCAGCCTCTCCCACCTTGAGTTGAAAAAAAACTGGGAGACATTTCATGCCCACCCGGAAAACCAGGGTTTGATCTGCTACATGGCGGCTTTACGCGTAGGACAGGCGGAAAAGACACTCTCCCCCAACGTGTTCGACGCTGTTTTTGCCAAGACGCAAGCCTTGACGACTACCAACTATACGCCCGGTTACCTGGACCTCATGGGAATCAGGCCCGATAACCTGAAAACCACCTTCAATGCCGCCGACATCAAAGAATCCGGGCTTATCAACTTCAAGCACGCCCATGAAGGTGGGGAGTTCGGCCACACGGTTTATATCCAGAAGACCAAAAACAACGAGTTGTTCCTGTGGAATACAAACAATCCGGACCTGGATGTGGCGATGATCAGAAATGGCAACCCACCCCAGATCTACGGTGGGCTGACGGTGTACAACCTGGACAATGCCAACGGTAGAGGCCTTCAAACCTTCCTCGAAGGATTCGACGGAAAGTCAGGCTGGCAATTCGCGTTTACACCGTCAAGCGTGCTCAACGCGAACGTGCAGAAACTTACGCCCCAAGGTTGA
- a CDS encoding acyl-CoA dehydrogenase family protein: MQDIEYTEEQVMIRDMARDFARGEIAPYAQAWEKAGWIDDALVAKMGELGLLGMVVPEEWGGTYVDYVAYALAVEEISAGDGATGALMSIHNSVGCGPILNYGTEAQKQTWLAELASGQAIGCFCLTEPQAGSEAHNLRTRAELRDGQWVINGAKQFVSNGKRAKLAIVFAVTDPDLGKKGLSAFLVPTDTPGFVVDRTEHKMGIRASDTCAVTLNQCSVPEANLLGERGKGLAIALSNLEGGRIGIAAQALGIARAAFEAALAYARDRVQFKQAIIEHQSVANLLADMQTQLNAARLLILHAARLRSAGKPCLSEASQAKLFASEMAEKVCSSAVQIHGGYGYLEDYPVERYYRDARITQIYEGTSEIQRMVIARELKHYQL; this comes from the coding sequence ATGCAAGACATTGAATACACAGAAGAACAAGTGATGATCCGCGACATGGCGCGCGACTTTGCCCGTGGTGAGATTGCGCCCTACGCCCAGGCCTGGGAGAAAGCCGGCTGGATCGACGACGCCCTGGTGGCGAAGATGGGCGAGCTCGGCCTGCTGGGCATGGTGGTGCCGGAAGAATGGGGCGGCACCTATGTCGATTACGTCGCGTATGCCCTCGCCGTCGAAGAGATTTCCGCCGGGGACGGTGCCACCGGCGCGCTGATGAGTATCCATAATTCAGTGGGTTGCGGCCCCATCCTCAACTACGGCACAGAGGCGCAAAAGCAAACCTGGTTGGCCGAACTCGCCAGTGGCCAGGCCATCGGTTGCTTCTGCCTGACCGAACCCCAGGCCGGTTCTGAAGCGCATAACCTGCGCACCCGCGCCGAACTTCGCGACGGCCAGTGGGTGATCAATGGCGCCAAGCAGTTTGTCAGCAACGGCAAGCGCGCCAAGCTTGCCATTGTGTTCGCCGTGACCGACCCGGACCTGGGCAAAAAAGGCCTTTCTGCGTTTCTGGTCCCGACCGATACCCCAGGTTTTGTGGTGGATCGCACCGAACACAAGATGGGCATTCGTGCCTCGGACACCTGCGCGGTCACTCTGAACCAGTGCAGCGTCCCCGAAGCGAACCTGCTGGGTGAGCGCGGCAAAGGCCTGGCGATTGCCCTGTCCAACCTGGAAGGCGGTCGCATCGGCATCGCCGCCCAGGCGTTGGGCATTGCGCGTGCTGCGTTTGAGGCCGCCTTGGCCTATGCGCGCGACCGCGTGCAATTCAAACAGGCGATCATTGAGCACCAGAGCGTGGCCAACCTGCTGGCCGACATGCAAACCCAGCTCAACGCTGCGCGCTTGTTGATCCTGCATGCGGCCCGCCTGCGCAGCGCGGGCAAGCCGTGCCTGTCGGAAGCGTCCCAGGCCAAGCTGTTTGCCTCGGAAATGGCCGAAAAGGTCTGTTCGTCAGCCGTGCAGATTCACGGCGGCTATGGGTACCTGGAGGACTACCCGGTGGAGCGCTACTACCGGGATGCGCGGATCACGCAGATTTACGAGGGCACCAGCGAGATTCAGCGGATGGTGATTGCCAGGGAGCTGAAGCACTACCAACTCTAG
- a CDS encoding SDR family NAD(P)-dependent oxidoreductase, translated as MQIENKIFLVSGGASGLGAATAQMLIDAGAKVMLVDLNADAVAAKARELGDNARSVVADISQEAAAEAAVQATVAAFGGLHGLVNCAGVVRGEKILGKDGPHALASFAQVINVNLIGSFNLLRLAAAAIAQTEANADGERGVIINTASVAAFDGQIGQAAYAASKGAIASLTLPAARELARFGIRVMTIAPGIFETPMMAGMTPQVRESLAAGVPFPPRLGKPDEYAALVRHIIENSMLNGEVIRLDGALRMAAK; from the coding sequence ATGCAGATTGAAAACAAGATCTTTCTGGTCAGCGGCGGCGCTTCGGGCCTCGGTGCGGCGACCGCACAGATGCTGATTGATGCGGGTGCCAAGGTGATGCTGGTCGACCTCAATGCCGATGCCGTGGCGGCCAAGGCCCGCGAGCTGGGGGATAACGCCCGCAGCGTAGTCGCGGATATCAGCCAGGAAGCGGCCGCCGAGGCTGCCGTGCAGGCCACGGTTGCGGCATTTGGCGGGTTGCATGGGCTGGTCAATTGCGCCGGCGTGGTGCGTGGCGAAAAAATCCTCGGCAAGGACGGCCCCCATGCGTTGGCCAGCTTCGCCCAGGTGATCAACGTCAACCTGATCGGCAGCTTCAACCTGCTGCGCCTGGCGGCGGCGGCCATTGCGCAGACCGAAGCGAATGCCGACGGCGAGCGCGGTGTGATCATCAATACCGCGTCTGTGGCCGCCTTTGACGGGCAGATCGGCCAGGCTGCCTACGCGGCCTCCAAAGGCGCGATTGCCAGCCTTACATTGCCGGCCGCACGTGAACTCGCGCGCTTCGGCATTCGCGTGATGACCATCGCCCCCGGCATTTTCGAAACGCCGATGATGGCCGGCATGACCCCGCAGGTACGCGAGTCACTGGCCGCGGGCGTGCCATTTCCGCCACGCCTGGGTAAACCCGACGAATACGCCGCGCTGGTGCGGCACATCATTGAAAACAGCATGCTCAATGGCGAGGTGATCCGTCTCGACGGCGCTTTGCGCATGGCGGCCAAGTAA
- a CDS encoding response regulator, which translates to MPTRSLAAERAIILAPLGRDSALALTMLNEAGYAGVIANNLEMLCEMLAQGAGLLIIAAEALRGANLEPLLEQLHEQPAWSDLPIVLMTHHGGSEQNGSSHLSGLLGNVTFLERPFHPVTLISLVSAALRGRRRQYEARDRLVDLSQSELRLQRTMETLEQQVEERTAQLRSNEEALRQSQKMEAVGQLTGGIAHDFNNMLTGIIGSLELLRRRVSRGKLDDLDSLIDLGVTSANRAASLTHRLLAFSRRQSLDPKPVEINKLVSSMGELLKRSINESIALDMRLSEALWTAEADPNQLESALLNLVLNARDAMPGGGSLIVETTNRHLDSVFTAAYGTLTPGDYVELSVSDTGCGIPESVIGRVFDPFFTTKPIGQGTGLGLSMIYGFTRQSNGHVTIHSVVGEGTTVSLFLPRFVGEVVAAETANPALLPYANAGETVLIVEDDPAVRILVSAVLKELGYAYVEAGDANAAMPIIESDQRIDLMISDVGLPGMNGRQLAEIGRQIRPELKVLFITGYAEHAAVRGGFLDPGMQLITKPFTFELLTAKVREMIKQ; encoded by the coding sequence GTGCCAACCCGATCCCTGGCTGCCGAGCGCGCGATCATTCTTGCCCCCTTGGGGCGTGACAGCGCGCTGGCACTGACGATGCTCAATGAAGCCGGCTATGCCGGCGTCATTGCCAACAACCTGGAAATGCTCTGCGAGATGCTGGCGCAAGGCGCCGGGCTACTGATCATCGCCGCCGAAGCGCTGCGCGGTGCCAATCTGGAGCCGTTGCTGGAGCAGTTGCATGAGCAGCCTGCCTGGTCGGACTTGCCCATTGTGCTGATGACCCACCATGGCGGCAGCGAGCAAAACGGCTCATCGCACTTGAGCGGGCTGCTGGGCAACGTGACGTTTCTGGAGCGCCCGTTCCACCCGGTGACGCTGATCAGCCTGGTCAGCGCTGCGCTGCGCGGCCGGCGCCGGCAATATGAGGCGCGCGACCGCCTGGTCGATCTGAGCCAGAGCGAGCTACGGTTGCAGCGCACGATGGAAACCCTGGAGCAGCAGGTCGAGGAACGTACCGCGCAGTTGCGCAGCAACGAAGAAGCGCTGCGCCAATCGCAAAAAATGGAAGCCGTCGGCCAATTGACCGGTGGCATCGCCCATGACTTCAACAATATGTTGACCGGCATCATCGGCAGCCTGGAGTTACTGCGACGACGGGTATCGCGAGGCAAACTCGATGACCTGGACAGCCTGATAGACCTGGGCGTCACCTCCGCCAATCGCGCCGCCAGCCTCACTCACCGCCTGCTGGCCTTCTCCAGGCGCCAGTCCCTGGACCCCAAGCCTGTGGAGATCAACAAGCTGGTGTCGTCGATGGGCGAACTGCTCAAACGCAGCATCAACGAAAGCATCGCGCTGGACATGCGCCTGAGCGAAGCATTGTGGACCGCAGAGGCCGATCCCAACCAGCTCGAAAGCGCATTGCTCAACCTGGTGCTCAACGCGCGGGACGCCATGCCCGGCGGCGGCAGCCTGATCGTGGAAACCACCAACCGCCACCTCGACAGCGTATTCACCGCCGCCTACGGCACGTTGACGCCAGGTGACTACGTGGAACTGAGCGTCAGCGACACCGGTTGCGGCATTCCCGAGAGCGTGATCGGCCGCGTCTTCGATCCGTTCTTCACGACCAAGCCGATCGGCCAGGGCACCGGCCTTGGGCTGTCGATGATCTACGGGTTCACCCGCCAATCCAACGGTCACGTGACGATCCACAGCGTCGTCGGCGAAGGCACCACCGTCAGCTTGTTCCTGCCGCGTTTTGTCGGCGAAGTGGTTGCCGCCGAGACCGCCAACCCTGCCCTGCTGCCCTACGCCAACGCGGGCGAGACGGTGCTTATCGTTGAAGACGACCCGGCGGTACGGATCCTGGTCAGTGCGGTGCTCAAAGAACTGGGCTACGCCTACGTCGAAGCCGGCGACGCGAATGCGGCCATGCCGATCATCGAGTCCGATCAGCGCATCGACCTGATGATCAGCGATGTCGGCCTGCCCGGCATGAACGGCCGCCAGTTGGCGGAAATCGGCCGGCAGATCCGGCCTGAACTCAAGGTGTTATTCATCACCGGCTATGCCGAGCATGCGGCCGTGCGCGGGGGGTTCCTGGACCCGGGCATGCAACTGATCACCAAGCCTTTTACATTCGAGCTGTTGACAGCGAAGGTCAGGGAAATGATCAAGCAGTAA
- a CDS encoding enoyl-CoA hydratase, producing the protein MSYETILLDVQGRVGLITLNRPEALNALNAQLVSELNQALDGLEANPEIGCIVLTGSKKAFAAGADIKEMAELTYPQIYLDDLFSDSDRVANRRKPIIAAVNGFALGGGCELALMCDFILAGDNAKFGQPEINLGVLPGMGGTQRLTRAVGKAKAMEMCLTGRFIDAVEAERCGIVARIVPADELLEEALKVATLIAGKSVPISMMVKESVNRAFEVSLSEGVRFERRVFHAAFATQDQKEGMAAFVAKRAPAFKDR; encoded by the coding sequence ATGAGTTACGAAACCATTTTGCTCGACGTCCAGGGCCGCGTCGGGCTGATCACCCTCAATCGCCCCGAAGCCTTGAATGCGCTGAACGCGCAACTGGTCAGCGAGTTGAACCAGGCGCTGGACGGCCTGGAAGCCAACCCCGAGATCGGCTGCATCGTGCTGACCGGTTCGAAGAAGGCCTTCGCCGCCGGTGCCGACATCAAGGAAATGGCCGAGCTGACCTACCCGCAGATCTACCTCGACGACCTGTTCAGCGACAGCGACCGCGTGGCCAACCGCCGCAAGCCGATCATTGCCGCCGTAAACGGCTTCGCCCTCGGCGGCGGTTGTGAACTGGCGTTGATGTGCGACTTTATCCTGGCCGGTGACAACGCCAAGTTCGGCCAGCCGGAAATCAACCTCGGCGTGCTGCCGGGCATGGGCGGCACCCAGCGTCTGACCCGCGCGGTCGGCAAGGCCAAGGCCATGGAAATGTGCCTGACCGGGCGTTTTATCGATGCCGTGGAAGCCGAGCGCTGCGGAATTGTCGCGCGTATCGTGCCGGCCGATGAGTTGCTGGAAGAAGCGCTGAAAGTCGCCACCCTGATCGCCGGCAAGTCGGTGCCGATCAGCATGATGGTCAAGGAAAGCGTGAACCGCGCGTTTGAAGTGAGCCTGTCGGAGGGCGTGCGCTTCGAGCGCCGGGTGTTCCATGCGGCGTTCGCGACGCAGGATCAGAAGGAAGGCATGGCGGCGTTCGTGGCCAAACGGGCGCCGGCGTTCAAGGACCGATAA
- a CDS encoding acetyl-CoA C-acyltransferase: MTDPIVIVSAVRTPMGGFQGDLKGLTAPQLGAAAIRAAVERAGIASDAVDEVLFGCVLPAGLGQAPARQAALAAGLDKATRCTTLNKMCGSGMQAAILGHDALMAGSVDVVIAGGMESMSNAPYLLDRARSGYRMGHGRVLDHMFLDGLEDAYDKGRLMGSFAEDCALHNSFSREAQDAFAIASLTRAQEAITHGNFAAEIVALQVTVGKEQKTILHDEQPPKARLDKIGSLKPAFREGGTVTAANSSSISDGAAALLLMRQSEAEKRGLKPLAVIHGHAAFADEPGLFPVAPVGAIRKLMTRTGWNLDDVDLFEINEAFAVVSLVTMSKLQIPHAKVNIHGGACALGHPIGASGARILVTLLSALRQNGLKRGVAAICIGGGEATAMAVECLY, translated from the coding sequence ATGACAGATCCCATCGTTATCGTCAGCGCCGTGCGCACGCCCATGGGCGGGTTCCAGGGCGACCTCAAGGGCCTGACCGCGCCGCAGCTGGGGGCCGCCGCGATTCGTGCCGCGGTCGAACGTGCCGGTATCGCCAGCGATGCCGTGGACGAAGTGTTGTTCGGCTGCGTACTGCCCGCAGGCCTCGGCCAGGCGCCCGCGCGCCAGGCGGCATTGGCTGCCGGGCTGGATAAGGCCACGCGTTGCACCACCCTCAACAAGATGTGCGGCTCGGGCATGCAGGCGGCGATCCTGGGCCACGACGCACTGATGGCCGGCAGCGTTGACGTGGTCATCGCCGGGGGCATGGAAAGCATGTCCAACGCTCCCTATCTGCTGGACCGCGCACGCAGCGGCTACCGCATGGGCCACGGCAGGGTGCTCGACCATATGTTCCTCGACGGCCTGGAAGACGCCTACGACAAAGGCCGCCTGATGGGCTCCTTTGCCGAGGACTGCGCCCTGCACAACAGTTTCAGCCGTGAGGCTCAGGACGCATTCGCCATCGCCTCGCTGACCCGCGCACAAGAGGCCATTACCCACGGCAACTTTGCCGCAGAGATCGTTGCGCTCCAGGTCACCGTCGGCAAAGAGCAGAAAACCATCCTGCATGACGAGCAGCCGCCCAAGGCCAGGCTGGACAAGATCGGCAGCCTGAAACCCGCGTTCCGCGAAGGCGGCACTGTGACCGCGGCCAACTCCAGCTCGATCTCGGACGGCGCGGCGGCCTTGTTGCTGATGCGTCAGTCCGAGGCCGAGAAACGCGGGCTCAAGCCCCTGGCGGTCATCCATGGGCACGCGGCCTTTGCCGACGAGCCGGGCCTGTTCCCGGTAGCGCCGGTGGGGGCTATCCGCAAACTGATGACCCGGACCGGCTGGAATCTGGATGACGTTGACCTGTTCGAGATCAACGAAGCCTTCGCGGTGGTGAGCCTGGTGACCATGAGCAAGCTGCAAATCCCCCACGCCAAGGTCAACATCCACGGCGGCGCCTGCGCCCTGGGCCATCCGATCGGGGCCTCCGGTGCGCGGATCCTGGTGACCCTGCTTTCGGCCCTGCGCCAGAACGGCCTCAAGCGTGGCGTTGCCGCCATCTGCATTGGCGGCGGTGAAGCCACGGCCATGGCCGTCGAATGCCTGTATTGA
- a CDS encoding acyl-CoA dehydrogenase, producing MLPNDEQLQISDAARQFAQERLKPFAADWDREHRFPKEAVAEMAELGFFGMLVPEQWGGCDTGYLAYAMALEEIAAGDGACSTIMSVHNSVGCVPILTFGNDQQKAQFLEPLASGAMLGAFALTEPQAGSDASGLKTRARLEGDHYVLNGCKQFITSGQNAGVVIVFAVTDPAAGKRGISAFIVPTDSPGYSVARVEDKLGQHASDTCQILFEDVNVPVANRLGQEGEGYRIALANLEGGRVGIASQAVGMARAAFEAARDYARERESFGKPIIEHQAVAFRLADMATQIAVARQMVHYAAALRDSGKPALVEASMAKLFASEMAEKVCSAALQTLGGYGYLSDFPLERIYRDVRVCQIYEGTSDIQRMVISRNL from the coding sequence ATGCTGCCCAATGACGAACAGTTGCAAATCAGCGATGCGGCCCGGCAATTTGCCCAGGAGCGCCTCAAACCCTTCGCCGCCGACTGGGATCGCGAACACCGTTTTCCCAAGGAGGCCGTGGCTGAAATGGCCGAACTGGGCTTTTTCGGCATGCTGGTGCCGGAGCAGTGGGGCGGTTGCGACACCGGCTACCTGGCCTACGCCATGGCGCTGGAAGAAATCGCCGCCGGCGACGGTGCCTGTTCCACCATCATGAGCGTGCACAACTCGGTCGGCTGCGTGCCGATCCTCACGTTCGGCAACGACCAGCAGAAAGCGCAGTTCCTCGAGCCCCTGGCCAGCGGCGCCATGCTCGGCGCCTTCGCCCTCACCGAACCCCAGGCGGGTTCCGACGCCAGCGGCCTGAAAACCCGCGCACGCCTGGAAGGCGATCACTACGTGCTCAACGGCTGCAAACAGTTCATCACCTCCGGGCAGAACGCCGGGGTGGTGATTGTGTTTGCCGTGACCGACCCGGCGGCCGGCAAGCGCGGGATCAGCGCATTTATCGTGCCGACCGATTCGCCGGGCTACAGTGTGGCGCGAGTCGAAGACAAACTCGGCCAGCATGCGTCCGATACCTGCCAGATCCTGTTTGAGGATGTGAACGTGCCCGTCGCCAACCGACTTGGCCAGGAAGGCGAAGGCTACCGGATTGCCCTGGCCAACCTCGAAGGCGGCCGCGTGGGCATCGCCTCGCAAGCGGTGGGCATGGCCCGTGCCGCGTTTGAAGCGGCCCGCGACTATGCCCGCGAGCGTGAAAGCTTCGGCAAGCCCATCATCGAACACCAGGCCGTAGCCTTCCGCCTGGCAGACATGGCCACGCAGATCGCGGTCGCCCGGCAGATGGTGCATTACGCCGCCGCCCTGCGCGACAGCGGCAAACCCGCGCTGGTGGAGGCCTCGATGGCCAAACTGTTTGCGTCGGAAATGGCCGAAAAAGTCTGCTCCGCCGCCTTGCAAACCCTGGGCGGTTACGGTTACCTGAGCGACTTTCCCCTTGAGCGGATCTACCGCGACGTGCGGGTCTGCCAGATTTACGAAGGCACCAGCGATATCCAGCGCATGGTCATCTCACGCAATCTTTAA